The genomic region TTTTAGCAATTCTATTTCCTCAAAATTTTTAGGGAAATCTTTTGGGGCACGCTTCAGTTTTTCGCCATAAATTTCAGGGAAATAAGACTGGAATTTGTCATTTTTAATGATGTCTTTAAAATCCTTGGTATGATCAAAAATATACTGTCGAATGGCTTTTAAACTTGGGGCATCTGGTTTGTAAATTCCTCCACCAACAAAGCAACGATCTGGTTCTATATGCATATAATATCCGGCATTCCCACTTTTACGACCATCTTTAGCAATATAGGCGCCAAAATTAGTTTTATAAGGGGCTTTGTTTTTAGAAAACCGGACATCCCTATAAATCCTAAACATGCACTTGTTGGGATCTTCTACGTTAATTTGAGGATCAATAGCCTTTAATTTAGACAAAAAATCATCCAGGAATATGACAAACTCATCCTTAGCTTCTTCATACCTCAATTTATTGTCATTAAACCAGTTTCTGTTATTGTTAATTTCCAGGTCGATTAAAAAATGAAAAATTTTTCCAAAATCCATTTTAGGTAAGGTTTTTTATGAGCTAAAGTTAGCACAATTTTTAGGTAAATCTTACATCAGCTATATTTCTTCCTCTTGCTATGTGGAAACATTTAAAGTGAAATTTAAAAACTTTTATAGTAGAAGTAATTTTATTTTAGAGGTTGATAATTAATCTCTTAGATATTTTTTACTACTTGTTTTTCATTTACTCTTAGTTAGTCAAAAAGTAAACAGTTATTAATGGCGATTATACAAGTTGACTTTAATCAAGATGAATAGTTTAGCAGATTCGGATGTTAGTCACTTTTGATAATATATAATGTCATTATTATTTAAAATCTTCAATTTCTGATAAAAATGATTTAGCTTCATTAATTTGGCTACCATTAGCCTTTAATAACCAGTTCATGTAGTTTTTGTCTTTATTTTTAGCACTAAGTTTAGCTGAAAAAAACAAAGATATTAGTTGTAGTATCACAGTAATCCCGGCAAATATCAAGACCTGCCGTAAAGAGATTATTTCTGTAATATCGAAATTTAAGATTGCCTTGATAGTAAATATTCCTATAAATGGACTAAAGGGTAATACAGCAGCAGCGATTTTTAAATTATAGATAACCGAAAGTTTTAATTTTGAAAGTTCTCGTTGCAATATGGTGATTGGTTGCTGGTAATCTAGACTCAGAATAATACGCAATTGATGAATTGAAGAAAATACAAAGGCAAAGGCAAAAAACAGAATCACTATGCCTGAAAATACGAAATACCATGTTCCAAAATTTGAGATTATAAAAATTGTGGCATAGCAAATAATAAAACAACAAAACAATAAGGTGCTAACTGGTAGACAAAGAAGCCGTTTTATTTTCGATTTAGTGTGCTCCAATTTTAGTTCTTTTAAAATCTTTACATTTAAAGCTCTGGTAGCCTCTAATTTTTCTTCTTGTTGTTGCCACGCATTTCGTAATTGATCGATATCCATAACTTATTTTTTAAATTTCGTTTTTAGCTCTTTTTTAATTCGGTTTATTTTAGTTCCCACATTACTTTCTGAAATTCCTAGAACCATAGCAATTTCTTTATGGCTTTTTTGGTCTAAATACATAATCATTAAAGCTTTATGTAATGGCTTTAATTGTGCAATAAAATGATTTAGTTTTTTTAAATTTTCATCGTCCTCAACCTTATTTTCATCCTGAATATGAACAAATTTCTCTTTTAAAGGAACAAAGTATTTCTCCCTGGTCTTTATTTTTCGGTTGTAAGAAATCACCACGTTAAATGCTATCTTATATATCCAGGTGGTTATTTGTACACCGTAGTCAAACCTTTTATAGCTTTTTAAAAGATGTATAATAATTTCCTGGATCAGATCTTCTTGTTCTTCTGGATAATAACAATAAGCATTCACCACCTTAAAAATCAGGTTTTTGTTTTTCTCAATTATTACTGTAATGTCTTCTCTCGATGATTTCATTACCTATGTTATCAGGTCTTTATATCATTAATCGTTTGTACTATTTAAAAATCACACTTTTTTCAGAAAAAAATAAAATAAAATAAGCTTTGTGCTTTGTTAGCATTATAAAATACTTTCTTTACAAAGGATTTCAGATAAAAGCATATTTTACCTAAATTAGTTTAAGGTTTTAGCAAAATTCATCATCATGAAAAAAATAATCTTTGAACTGGCCTAGTTACTGGTTTATCAAGCCGCCAAAATAAATAGGAGCTATCATCACAATTTTATTCCGCTCAGGATACTACTTATTTCTCAATATCCGGAATGGTAGATAAAAGAGATTCGTCACGGGTAATGATTAGTCCGATCAAATGGTTCCTTTTTAGGAGTAAATATGAGTCAATAAAAAAATAATCAGTAAGTAAAATTTTTCAAAAAAATAAAAATGAAATTAAGATTAAGTGTTTTCTTTTTATTGTTGTCTTTACAACTACTAGCACAGCAATATCAGGAGGTTAAGGATATTCAATATTACGAGAGTCCAACTTCAGAATATGTGAAACAACAATCCAAACTGGATATTCATTTCCCAAAAGATGAAGGAAAAAAATATCCAGTAATCGTTTGGTTTCATGGAGGGGGATTGACTGGAGGCGGAAAAGAAATTCCGCAGGAGTTAAAAAATAAAGAAGTTGTAGTGGTAGGTGTAGGCTATCGCCTGGCGCCAAAAATTAAGGCTGAAGAAACTATAGATGATGCAAGCGCTGCCATTGCCTGGGTATTTAATAACATCGAAAAGTATCATGGAGATACTTCAAATATTTATATTTCAGGACATTCTGCTGGTGGATATCTGGCTTTAATGGCGGTAATGAATAAAGATAATTTGGCAGAATACGATATAGATGCCAATGATGTTGCCGGATTAATACCTTTTAGCGGTCATACCATTACTCATTTTACCATTAGAGATCAAAAAGGTATTCCCGGTACGCAGCCTATAGTAGACAAATGGGCACCCTTATTTTACGTAAGAAAGGATGCGCCACCAACTTTACTAATCACAGGAGATCGTGAATTAGAAATGTTGGGTCGCTATGAAGAGAACGCCTATTTTTACAGAATGATGAAAGTTGCCGGCCAAAAAGAAATAGAACTTTACGAAATGGATGGTTACGGGCATAACATGGTTTATCCTGCTTTACCATTATTGTTGAAATTTGTAAAAGAAAAATCCGACCAATAGCAAAAATCCAAATCCCCCTATTGAATTATGAAATTTAGAAGCCGAAAAGATGTTTTTTTTCTAGCAGTTATTTTTGGTTTTACAGCAATTGTATGTAGTGTTTTTGTATATCAGTTTTTATCTGAAAATACACGCAACCAGAATTTTATTGTTGGAGACATTTTACTTATACTAATAGCCGGACTTTTATTGTGGTTCAACTTTGGAACTGAATACGAACTTACCCCCCATTATTTTAAATATAGAGGAGGGCCTTTAAAGGGAGAAATTCCATTAGAGAAAATTACCGAAATTGTAGAAGGTAAAACTGTATGGATAGGATTACGACCAGCTACGGCGAGAAAAGGATTAATCCTCAAATATGATATTTATAATGAAATTTATATAAGTCCGCTTACCAACGAGAGCTTTATCAAGAAAATTTTAGAATTCGATAGCCAGATTAAAGTAACTTCTATTAAAAAAGGAATGCCTTAAATTTTTAAATAACTACAAATCTAAGCTGGTACTCTAATTTCTTATTTAAGGACTGTTTTTAGAAATCCATAGTTGATGGGGTTTCAGCCAATTGCAAAAGATTTTTAATTTCTCTCTCTTGGTACCATGATCTTTGATGGTATTGAAAGAATGGGAGGGGAAGGACAGTTTAGCTTTCCGTATGCAATCATTCAATAAGGTCTTGTTAAAAAACAGGATCAAAACCTGTTATATTTTGACAACATCATTTTAATATAAAACTGCCAATAGCCTCTACGATAAAAGTTCTTGGAATCTTCATAAATGTGATTCGAATAAATTTAAGGAATTACACTTCCCTCATTTCCATATATTGATAAAATATAGAGTTCATAATTTATAAAATTTTAAAATTATAGGTCTTTTTAAGAAAGTTTCACTTTGAAACATTAGTAAATATCTGTAATATTGCTTCATGTTGAATCAATGATGTGTCGGCTCGAAATCGTTATCATGAGGATTACAAGATTATGACGCAGTATTATTCCGCTTTATTGCCTGATAACGAAAGGGAGTCAATAGATGTATAACATAAAACCTTAATAATAATGTGAATAATGAAATCTCACATGGGGTTGCCCTTAGGTAGTTGCTCTAATTAATGATTATTTGTAAACATAAGATTGAACAGCAGATGGCTATGGAATCAAAACTGAATCACTTCATAGTCTGAGACCTAATGTTGATTTTTAACATGTTAGACGGTTACTAGTTTAATGTTATTGGTGCTTACGGAGGAATATGGAAGGTATTCAAAAATAATATTTAGGGAATAGCCATGATTGAGATCAGTAAAAGACAAAATTCAATGATGCAGCATAAGTAAGACTTTTTGCTAACGTATTAAAGCAAGCTATATAACTTCAAGCTATATAACTTTAAAAACAGATTTCAAAAATTTATTCTCAATTCAAAAAGATGAAAAAAGCAGCAAAGTATTTCCAAGAAGCAATTCTAAAAGAAGAAGCATCAACTTTAAATGCATAAAAACTGAAAAAACTAAAAGTAATTTTTTTCCATCTAAGGTTCATTTACGTTGGAAAAAAAATTTAATTAATTCATAAAAGTTTCAAAATGAAGCAATATATCGACAAAAATTTTAAAAGAAGAAGGCTAAGCCTATTATTCGCAGGACTTTCTTTATGTGCCTCATCATCACTTTTTGCACAGGAAGAGGAAAATCAAAATTTAAAAGTACAGGATTCAGTTGCCTTACAACAGGAGTTGAAAGGAGACAACGAAGTTGATGGCAAGAAAAACGGCAGTGATAGGAATGTAATGCTAAACGCATCCAGTAACTCTGGTCCCAGAGATGTAAATATAGGTTTGCCGGGAAGTGTGGGAGGTATTACCATTCTCGAAAACGATTTACCTGTAGTTTATCTTTTTTGGCCAGAATTACCTAACAAAACCTGGAGGCAAAGTGTAAGTCTTCAAAGAACCGGACTCTTAAAAATGGATGAGTTAGCCAGTACAATGGGCGATTTAGGTTTTGCCGTAAATTCGTATACACAAACCGGTACTGAAAAATTTCAAGTAAAAGGAAAACTTACAGGCAGCCATTTTGGATGGTTTCAGGGAGACTTGAATGTTTCAGGACCTATTTCTGATAATGGCTGGTCGTATACCGCTGGAGCGTTTGTAAACTTCGATCCCAGTACCTATGATTTAGGTTATAACAATTATGCAGATCAAACCAAAATTTTTAGAGCGGGTATCACCAAACGTTTTAAAGATGGTAAGGGAGAATTTAATATTTCTTATAAATATGCAGATTCTTACACCACCACCAACTATGCAGTAATAGAATACGGGCCTGATGGCGAAGCCAATGAAATAGATGATTTTAGAATTGGTCGCGATTCCTATATCATAAGAGATGGTAGAGTACGTTTTAAAAATATTGATGGGGGCGATGATTATTGGGCCTCAATGGATGGTACAGAAAATACCAACACCTCTCATAATATAGACATCTTTGGTAATTATCTTATGGACAACGGTTGGAATTTTAAATATTCTACACGTTTACATTTAGCGAAAGCTTCCTTATTGAATATTATTCCGCTAAGTATCCTTAATGCCAATGCGGAGGATGGATATACTATTGCCAGTACCGGAGAAGCCTATACAGGATCTGTAGGTACACAATTAGGAATGAATAGCCCAGAGATTCCTACAACATCTATAATGGGAAGATTCTCCATCCATAAAAAAATAGAAAATCACGATGTTAGCCTTGGTGTTTTAGAGCAATATTATGATATAGATAACTATATATCTAACCGCTCTCTGTTTTATCAAACCATAGAAAATCAGCCACAACGATTAATAAGTCCAGGCACAGATGAATATGGATTTTATGGTTATAATGGCGGTGCAGAATTCCATACAGGGATAGAAAACAAATTAGCGGTTTATGCTAGCGACGATTGGCAGGTAAGTGACCGATTTAAATTAAATTACGGAATATTCTTTAGACATCATCATATTGACGGAGAATACTCCTTACAACAAAGAGGAGTTGATTTCACTATTCAGGATGCAGAGAAAACACCTATTAATAAAAACTGGTTTAATATAGCCGGAAAGATCAATGCCTCTTATAATTTAACCAAGAAATTTGGTGTATTGGCCAACTTTCAATATACCGAGGAAAACGGCAGGTTAGAAAGATATTCTGCGGCTTTAGATCCAAATACCACCACCAGCAAAAGTCCCTTAGGTGCTGCCGGTATATTTTATAATGGCGATTGGGTTAGCTTGGTATCGCAGGTTACCTACTTAACTAAAAATAATTACTTAAAACGTTTCAATTTAGTAAACCCACAGGATAATACCCAGCAGGAACAAACCACCACATATTACGATATTGAAACCTTAGGCTGGACTACAGATGTGGTGTTAACTCCGTTTAAAGGTTTCAGTTTTCACGGATTAGTAACCTTACAGGATCCAAAATATAAAGACTTTACATTTAATGCATTTGGTAACACATATGATTTTAGCGATAAAACCGTATTAGAAATTTCTAAAGTTTTAATTGAATTAGATCCAAGTTATACCTATAAAGACTGGAAAGTTTGGGCAAGCTTTAGATACTTCAGCGAACAATATGCCAATATAAATAATGCATTGACTTTCGCGCCCAGATGGGAGAATTTTGGAGGTGTAAATTACAAATTCAACGATCATTTAAATTTTGGCCTTACGTTAGTAAACTTCTTAAACCAGGTAGGTGCCAAAGGAACCATTAACGGGGCCGAATTAATTGAAGATCCAGAACCTTACTACGGAAGATTATTAACCTCATCTTATATTCGTCCGTTTACCGCGCAACTTTCTGTAGGCTTTAATTTTTAAAAATCAATACTACCCAAAGCATCCACACCTGGATGCTTTGGGTGATTATAAAATCACAGCATTATGAAAACAAAAACTTGTTTATTCCTAAGTTTAGCTTTAGGGATCCAAATAGGATTTTCACAAGAAGCTAAGGATATAAAAACCCTCACCAGTAAATCAGGAACCGTTTTAGGCTACAGTAAAAATTCTGGAGTTAAAATCATTAAAGACAACGGAGAATCTTTTAAAGATTTAAATAAGAATGGAAAATTAGATTCTTATGAAGATTGGCGGCTTCCTGTAGAAAAGCGGGCTAAAGATCTGGCGTCTAAAATGTCTGTTGAACAAATTGCCGGTTTAATGTTATACAGTAAACATCAATCTATTCCGGCTGGTGAAATTGGTTTTGGAGCAGGAACCTATAACGGAAAGCCTTTTTCTGAAAGTGGAGCAAAAGCTTCAGCAATTTCAGATCAGCAAAAGCAATTTTTAAAAGACGATAATTTACGCCACGTTTTACTTACTGCTGTTAAATCGCCGGAAGTTGCCGCTGAATGGAATAATAATGTACAGGCCTATGTAGAAAGCTTAGGTTTGGGTATTCCCGCAAATAACAGTTCAGATCCACGAAATACAGCTATAGTTACTTCAGAATTTAATGCCGGGGCAGGAGGGACGATCTCCTTATGGCCTGATGGCTTAGCTATGGGAGCGACCTTTGATCCAGAGTTGGTAAGAAAATTTGGAGAGATAGCCGCTAAAGAATATCGTGCTTTAGGGATTACTACCGCACTTTCACCGCAAATAGATTTAGGAACCGAGCCACGCTGGTACCGTATCGCTTATGTATTTAGCGAATCGCCAGAACTGGTAAAAGCGATGGGGAAAGCCTATGTTGAAGGATTTCAGACTTCAGGTAAAGATACTGAAATCAACAGTGGTTGGGGATACGAAAGTGTAAATGCAATGGTAAAGCACTGGCCGGGTGGTGGTCCGGAAGAAGGAGGTCGTGATGCTCACTGGGCCATGGGAAAATTTGCAGTTTATCCGGGAGATAATTTTAAAGACCATTTAAAACCTTTTACAGAAGGTGCTTTTAAATTAGATGGAGGTACTCAAAAAGCAGCTGCCGTAATGCCTTACTATACGATTAGTTTTGGTCGGGATGATATTTATAACGAGAATGTAGGGAATGGTTTTAGTAAATATATGATTACTGAACTGCTTCGCGACAAATACGGTTACGACGGTGTGGTTTGTACCGATTGGCTAATCACTGCCGATGAAGGAAAAACTCCGGGAACTTTTGCCGGAAAACCTTGGGGAACGGAAGCACTTAGTGTGGCAGAACGTCATTATAAAGTACTAAAAGCAGGAGTAGACCAATTTGGTGGAAATAACGAAAAAGGTCCGGTTTTAGAAGCTTACCAAATGGGCGTTAAAGAATTTGGAGAAGACTATATGCGTAAGCGCTTTGAACGTTCTGCGGTACGTTTGCTGAAGAATATTTTTAGAACCGGATTATTTGAAAATCCATACTTAAATATCCAAGAAACCAAAGAAATCGTTGGTAATGCTGAATTTATGCAGGCTGGCTATGAAGCGCAGGTGAAATCTGTCGTAATGCTAAAAAATAAAGATCAGGTATTGCCGATTAAAGAAAAGAAAACCGTTTACATCCCTAAAATTTATACGCCAATTTCAACCGATTGGTGGGGTATTCCTACTCCGGCAACATTTGATTATCCGGTAGATTTAGAATTGATCAAAAAGTATTACAAGGTCACAGATAATCCAAAAGAGGCAGATTTTGCACTGGTTTTTGTGAGAAATCCACAAACTAAAGAAGCCGGTTATAGCGAAGTAGATCGTAAAGAAGGCGGCAATGGTTACGTGCCTATTTCTCTTCAATATGAAACCTATACCGCAACAACCGCCAGAGAAAAAAGTATTGCTGCCGGAGATCCTGTGGTAGATCCAGAAATCACCAATCGTTCCTATAAAGGAAAATCGTCAACCTCTTCAAACATCATGGATTTAAGAACCATTGAAGATACCAAAATGTTGATGGGTGATAAACCGGTTATTGTTTCGGTAACAGCAAATAAACCGATGATTTTTAGTGAATTTGAATCTCAGGTAGAAGGAATTGTTCTCAACTTCGGGATTTCAACCCAGGCAGTAATGGATATTGTTTCGGGAAAACAAGAACCTTCAGGATTATTGCCTTTACAAATGCCAGCCAATATGGAAACGGTAGAAGCGCAACAAGAAGATGTGCCTTTCGATATGATTCCGTATCAAGATTCAGAAGGCAATACATATGATTTCGGTTTCGGTCTGGACTGGAATGGTGTCATTAAAGATAAAAGAACTTTAAAATTTAAAAAACAATAAAAATGAAAACTAAAATTATAGCTTTCTTGGGATTGTTTGTGGCTGTTTTTCAGTTATCTGCCCAAGATGAGGTGATCAAACTTTACGACGGAAAAGCGCCCGGTTCTGAAGATTGGAATTGGGAAGAAGCACAAAAATTTTCCGATTTATTTAAAACTGAAGTGGTGTATAATGTGACCGATCCTTCGTTATTGGTTTTTAAACCAGAAACTCCAAACGGAACAGCAATTATAATCGCTCCTGGCGGAGGTTTTCAAACCTTATCAATCAATCGGGAAGGCATCGATTTAGCTAAAGAATTAGCTTCTAAAGGGGTAACTGCGTTTGTGTTAAAATATCGTTTAGTGCATTCTAAAACAGATTCTCCTGCAAAAGAATTAATGGAAAGTTTAAAAGATCGCGCTGATTTTGATGCGAAAAGAGTTAAAATCAAAAAATTGGCTGGGCAAGATATGCAAGCTGCTTTAAAATATGTAAGAGATAATGCAGCTCAATTTAATATAGCTAAGGATAAAGTGGGAGTGATTGGATTTTCTGCCGGAGCTACTGTAGCTTTAGAAAGTGTACTTAGAAGTGCAAGTAAAGCAACACTTCCTAATTTCGCAGCTTCACTTTATGGAGGACCTAGCGACGATATAATGGCTCAGGATATTCCCAAAGAAATTCCATTATTTATTGCTGCCGCCAGCGACGATCAGTTAAAACTAGCTCCAAAAAGTATTGCTCTTTATAATAAATGGCTAGCAGCCGGATATCCGGTAGAATTGCATATGTATGCCAAAGGCGGTCACGGGTTTGGAATGGGAACTCAAAATTTACCGGTAGATACTTGGTATAAGCGATATGAAGACTGGTTAACTCAATATAAATACCTCAATAAATAATAGTATATGAAAATGAACAAACTAAAGCTTTTAGCTTTTGTAGTATTAGGCTCTTTACAGCTGGCAAATGCTCAAAAAGCGCCTCAGTTAGGAAAAGCTTCTATAGATGAAGTAATCCAGGCAATGACGCCGGAAGAAAAGGTAGAATTATTAGTGGGGCCCGGGATGCCTGGTTATGCAGGTTTGGTCCCTTTAGAGGGAGAGCCTGACGTACGTGTTTTAGGGCAAGCCGGAGGAAATGAAGAAGTGAAGCGTTTAGGGATTCCTAAGACCGTTTTTGCAGATGGTCCTGCCGGACTAAGAATTCAGCCAAAAAGACAAAACAATCCTAATACCTATTATGCCACTGCATTTCCTGTAGGAACTGCGTTAGCCTCTTCTTGGAATACCGATTTAATTGAAGAAGTGGGAAAAGCGATGGGAGAAGAAGTAAAAGAGTATGGTGTAGATGTATTATTGGCTCCTGCGTTGAACATTCATAGAAATCCATTAAACGGAAGAAACTTTGAATATTATTCTGAAGATCCTCTAGTTTCCGGTAAAATAGCTTCTGCTTATATCAAAGGAATCCAGTCACACGATGTAGGTACTTCCGTAAAACATTTTGCAGCAAATAATCAAGAAACTAATCGTTTATCGGTTAACGCCCATATTAGCGAGCGTGCGATGCGGGAAATTTACTTACGTGGTTTCGAAATTGCCATAAAAGAAGCCAATCCGTGGACAGTGATGACTGCTTATAATAAAATTGATGGGACGTATGCTTCCGCTAATGAAGATTTGTTAATCAAGGTGTTAAGAGATGAGTGGGGCTATAAAGGAATGGTGATGACCGATTGGTTTGGCGGGTATCCGGGTTTCGCTGCTATTAATGAGAAAGGTAATGTAAGCGATGTTATAGCGCAAATGGAAGCTGGTAACGATTTATTGATGCCGGGAACAAAAGCCCAAAAAGAGGCTTTACTAAAAGCTATTAAAGAAGGTAAGGTAGATGAGGCGGCTATAGATAGAAACCTGCGTCATATTTTAAATTATATTTTAAAAACGCCAACGGTAGAAAACTATAAGTATAGCGATAATCCAGACTTAAAAGCACACGCTGAAGTAACGCGTAATGCCGCTACTGAAGGAATGGTGTTGTTGAAAAATGAAGAAAAAACTTTGCCTTATACCAATAAATCAGGTGCCGTTGCTCTTTTTGGAAATACTTCCTACGATTTTATTGCCGGAGGAACAGGAAGTGGTGATGTAAACGAAGCCTATACCGTTTCGTTATTGGAAGGATTAAAAAATGCTGGGTATAGCATCGATCAGGATTTAGAAAAAACCTACGTTCCTTTTGTAAAAGCAGCTACCGAAAAGGAAATGAAACGTCGTGCAGCAGAAGGGTTATTGGCCGCTGTACAACGTATTCCAGAGATGCCGCTGGCAAAAGAAATGGTAACTGAAAAAGCAGCATCTTCTGAAGTTGCCGTAATTACCATAGGTAGAAATGCCGGTGAGCAACACGATAGAAAAATAAACAATGATTTCTATTTAGGTCAGGATGAAATAAAAATGATCAATACCGTTAGTGATGCCTTTCATGCTGAAGGTAAAAAAGTGATTGTGATTTTAAATATTGGTGGCGTTATTGAAACCGCCAGCTGGAAAGATAAAGTTGATGCCGTTTTATTAGCTTGGCAACCTGGGCAAGAAGGAGGAAATTCTGTTGCCGATGTAATTTCTGGGGTTAAAAATCCTTCCGGAAAATTAACAATGACTTTTCCAATGGATTATAACAACGAGCCTTCTGCAGCTAACTTCCCAGGAGTTCCTGCTAACGATCCTAAAGAGGTATTTTACAAAGAAGGCATTTATGTTGGTTATCGTTATTTCAATACTTTTAATGTAAAACCCTCTTATGAATTTGGTTTTGGTGAGT from Zunongwangia profunda SM-A87 harbors:
- a CDS encoding alpha/beta hydrolase: MKTKIIAFLGLFVAVFQLSAQDEVIKLYDGKAPGSEDWNWEEAQKFSDLFKTEVVYNVTDPSLLVFKPETPNGTAIIIAPGGGFQTLSINREGIDLAKELASKGVTAFVLKYRLVHSKTDSPAKELMESLKDRADFDAKRVKIKKLAGQDMQAALKYVRDNAAQFNIAKDKVGVIGFSAGATVALESVLRSASKATLPNFAASLYGGPSDDIMAQDIPKEIPLFIAAASDDQLKLAPKSIALYNKWLAAGYPVELHMYAKGGHGFGMGTQNLPVDTWYKRYEDWLTQYKYLNK
- a CDS encoding beta-glucosidase family protein, encoding MKMNKLKLLAFVVLGSLQLANAQKAPQLGKASIDEVIQAMTPEEKVELLVGPGMPGYAGLVPLEGEPDVRVLGQAGGNEEVKRLGIPKTVFADGPAGLRIQPKRQNNPNTYYATAFPVGTALASSWNTDLIEEVGKAMGEEVKEYGVDVLLAPALNIHRNPLNGRNFEYYSEDPLVSGKIASAYIKGIQSHDVGTSVKHFAANNQETNRLSVNAHISERAMREIYLRGFEIAIKEANPWTVMTAYNKIDGTYASANEDLLIKVLRDEWGYKGMVMTDWFGGYPGFAAINEKGNVSDVIAQMEAGNDLLMPGTKAQKEALLKAIKEGKVDEAAIDRNLRHILNYILKTPTVENYKYSDNPDLKAHAEVTRNAATEGMVLLKNEEKTLPYTNKSGAVALFGNTSYDFIAGGTGSGDVNEAYTVSLLEGLKNAGYSIDQDLEKTYVPFVKAATEKEMKRRAAEGLLAAVQRIPEMPLAKEMVTEKAASSEVAVITIGRNAGEQHDRKINNDFYLGQDEIKMINTVSDAFHAEGKKVIVILNIGGVIETASWKDKVDAVLLAWQPGQEGGNSVADVISGVKNPSGKLTMTFPMDYNNEPSAANFPGVPANDPKEVFYKEGIYVGYRYFNTFNVKPSYEFGFGESYTTFEYSDIAFSNNNFKDEIKVSVKVTNTGNVAGKEVVQVYVSAPSKMLDKPLEELRAFGKTKLLQPGKSQKLTFTLKAKDLASFVDAKSAWIAEKGTYTVKIGASSLDIKTAKNFNLANDITVEKVNNTFDLDVDMETLKN
- a CDS encoding PH domain-containing protein yields the protein MKFRSRKDVFFLAVIFGFTAIVCSVFVYQFLSENTRNQNFIVGDILLILIAGLLLWFNFGTEYELTPHYFKYRGGPLKGEIPLEKITEIVEGKTVWIGLRPATARKGLILKYDIYNEIYISPLTNESFIKKILEFDSQIKVTSIKKGMP
- a CDS encoding DUF2461 domain-containing protein, whose translation is MDFGKIFHFLIDLEINNNRNWFNDNKLRYEEAKDEFVIFLDDFLSKLKAIDPQINVEDPNKCMFRIYRDVRFSKNKAPYKTNFGAYIAKDGRKSGNAGYYMHIEPDRCFVGGGIYKPDAPSLKAIRQYIFDHTKDFKDIIKNDKFQSYFPEIYGEKLKRAPKDFPKNFEEIELLKHKSYAMIHPVKNEFWEQNDLERQLIEIYKCLLPFNHFLNKAVE
- a CDS encoding TonB-dependent receptor, giving the protein MKQYIDKNFKRRRLSLLFAGLSLCASSSLFAQEEENQNLKVQDSVALQQELKGDNEVDGKKNGSDRNVMLNASSNSGPRDVNIGLPGSVGGITILENDLPVVYLFWPELPNKTWRQSVSLQRTGLLKMDELASTMGDLGFAVNSYTQTGTEKFQVKGKLTGSHFGWFQGDLNVSGPISDNGWSYTAGAFVNFDPSTYDLGYNNYADQTKIFRAGITKRFKDGKGEFNISYKYADSYTTTNYAVIEYGPDGEANEIDDFRIGRDSYIIRDGRVRFKNIDGGDDYWASMDGTENTNTSHNIDIFGNYLMDNGWNFKYSTRLHLAKASLLNIIPLSILNANAEDGYTIASTGEAYTGSVGTQLGMNSPEIPTTSIMGRFSIHKKIENHDVSLGVLEQYYDIDNYISNRSLFYQTIENQPQRLISPGTDEYGFYGYNGGAEFHTGIENKLAVYASDDWQVSDRFKLNYGIFFRHHHIDGEYSLQQRGVDFTIQDAEKTPINKNWFNIAGKINASYNLTKKFGVLANFQYTEENGRLERYSAALDPNTTTSKSPLGAAGIFYNGDWVSLVSQVTYLTKNNYLKRFNLVNPQDNTQQEQTTTYYDIETLGWTTDVVLTPFKGFSFHGLVTLQDPKYKDFTFNAFGNTYDFSDKTVLEISKVLIELDPSYTYKDWKVWASFRYFSEQYANINNALTFAPRWENFGGVNYKFNDHLNFGLTLVNFLNQVGAKGTINGAELIEDPEPYYGRLLTSSYIRPFTAQLSVGFNF
- a CDS encoding glycoside hydrolase family 3 protein — encoded protein: MKTKTCLFLSLALGIQIGFSQEAKDIKTLTSKSGTVLGYSKNSGVKIIKDNGESFKDLNKNGKLDSYEDWRLPVEKRAKDLASKMSVEQIAGLMLYSKHQSIPAGEIGFGAGTYNGKPFSESGAKASAISDQQKQFLKDDNLRHVLLTAVKSPEVAAEWNNNVQAYVESLGLGIPANNSSDPRNTAIVTSEFNAGAGGTISLWPDGLAMGATFDPELVRKFGEIAAKEYRALGITTALSPQIDLGTEPRWYRIAYVFSESPELVKAMGKAYVEGFQTSGKDTEINSGWGYESVNAMVKHWPGGGPEEGGRDAHWAMGKFAVYPGDNFKDHLKPFTEGAFKLDGGTQKAAAVMPYYTISFGRDDIYNENVGNGFSKYMITELLRDKYGYDGVVCTDWLITADEGKTPGTFAGKPWGTEALSVAERHYKVLKAGVDQFGGNNEKGPVLEAYQMGVKEFGEDYMRKRFERSAVRLLKNIFRTGLFENPYLNIQETKEIVGNAEFMQAGYEAQVKSVVMLKNKDQVLPIKEKKTVYIPKIYTPISTDWWGIPTPATFDYPVDLELIKKYYKVTDNPKEADFALVFVRNPQTKEAGYSEVDRKEGGNGYVPISLQYETYTATTAREKSIAAGDPVVDPEITNRSYKGKSSTSSNIMDLRTIEDTKMLMGDKPVIVSVTANKPMIFSEFESQVEGIVLNFGISTQAVMDIVSGKQEPSGLLPLQMPANMETVEAQQEDVPFDMIPYQDSEGNTYDFGFGLDWNGVIKDKRTLKFKKQ
- a CDS encoding alpha/beta hydrolase, yielding MKLRLSVFFLLLSLQLLAQQYQEVKDIQYYESPTSEYVKQQSKLDIHFPKDEGKKYPVIVWFHGGGLTGGGKEIPQELKNKEVVVVGVGYRLAPKIKAEETIDDASAAIAWVFNNIEKYHGDTSNIYISGHSAGGYLALMAVMNKDNLAEYDIDANDVAGLIPFSGHTITHFTIRDQKGIPGTQPIVDKWAPLFYVRKDAPPTLLITGDRELEMLGRYEENAYFYRMMKVAGQKEIELYEMDGYGHNMVYPALPLLLKFVKEKSDQ
- a CDS encoding RNA polymerase sigma factor, with translation MKSSREDITVIIEKNKNLIFKVVNAYCYYPEEQEDLIQEIIIHLLKSYKRFDYGVQITTWIYKIAFNVVISYNRKIKTREKYFVPLKEKFVHIQDENKVEDDENLKKLNHFIAQLKPLHKALMIMYLDQKSHKEIAMVLGISESNVGTKINRIKKELKTKFKK